One window of the Actinomyces wuliandei genome contains the following:
- a CDS encoding DUF4041 domain-containing protein, which translates to MFGRKKRIIHLEQQIAMGNQAYAAAQQEIARLTAERDGLRAFFDTHGGREVWKHDTELDKVRKQIQDGRDEIQAQKETIEALKHIYEEKKAEAERDHEDVLRELSQKAEIIKRNHQDTVERLKKEKDDLQEQIRPLRIRVLEEEAGLEMFDHPAGDSIALGVELASVRKRVSALVRSQSVVTRLDATEEPRTKTSRQRQAKDTARLVLRAFNAEVQNIITSATAANYETSVGKIHKAAEAIAKLGKDSGTEISPEYIELRLRELRLAVDHLKAKKLEREIEREHRAEMREQAKAERELEAERERLEKEKQHYLNVLKVVETQGNEEEAARLQEQLVSIEKGINDVDYRVANIRAGYVYVISNIGSFGERMVKIGMTRRVDPMDRVKELGDASVPFGFDVHALFFSEDAVDVENRLHRYFADKRVNRVNTRREFFYATPAEVRDALKEIAGNLLEFTEEPAADQYRQSLHIAASTTDKTAATLGEAP; encoded by the coding sequence ATGTTCGGACGCAAGAAGCGGATCATCCACCTGGAGCAGCAGATCGCCATGGGCAACCAGGCATACGCCGCCGCGCAGCAGGAGATCGCCCGCCTGACCGCCGAGCGGGACGGCCTCCGCGCCTTCTTCGACACCCACGGTGGCCGAGAGGTCTGGAAGCACGACACCGAGCTGGACAAGGTCCGCAAGCAGATCCAGGACGGCCGCGACGAGATCCAGGCCCAGAAGGAGACTATCGAGGCCCTTAAGCACATCTACGAAGAGAAGAAGGCCGAAGCCGAGCGAGACCACGAGGACGTCCTCAGAGAACTCAGCCAGAAGGCTGAGATCATCAAACGGAACCACCAGGACACGGTCGAGCGGCTCAAGAAGGAGAAGGATGACCTCCAGGAGCAGATCCGCCCACTGAGGATCAGGGTGCTGGAGGAGGAGGCGGGCCTGGAGATGTTCGACCACCCCGCTGGGGACTCCATCGCCCTGGGCGTGGAGCTGGCCAGCGTCCGCAAGCGGGTCTCCGCCCTCGTCCGCTCCCAGTCCGTCGTGACCCGCCTCGACGCCACCGAGGAGCCCCGGACGAAGACCTCCCGCCAGAGACAGGCCAAGGACACCGCCCGCCTGGTCCTGCGGGCCTTCAACGCTGAGGTGCAGAACATCATAACCTCCGCCACAGCCGCCAACTACGAGACCAGCGTCGGCAAGATCCACAAGGCGGCCGAGGCCATCGCCAAGCTGGGGAAGGACTCCGGCACCGAGATCAGCCCCGAGTACATCGAGCTGCGCCTGCGCGAGCTCAGGCTCGCTGTGGACCACCTCAAGGCCAAGAAGCTCGAACGAGAGATCGAGCGCGAGCACAGGGCAGAGATGCGCGAGCAGGCCAAGGCCGAGCGCGAGCTTGAGGCCGAGCGCGAGCGCCTGGAGAAGGAGAAGCAGCATTACCTCAACGTGCTCAAGGTCGTGGAGACCCAGGGCAACGAGGAGGAAGCCGCCCGCCTCCAGGAGCAGCTCGTCTCCATCGAGAAGGGCATCAACGACGTTGACTACCGGGTGGCCAACATCCGGGCCGGGTACGTCTACGTCATCTCCAACATCGGCTCCTTCGGGGAGCGCATGGTCAAGATCGGCATGACACGGCGGGTGGACCCCATGGACCGGGTCAAGGAGCTCGGCGACGCCTCGGTCCCCTTCGGCTTCGATGTCCACGCCCTGTTCTTCTCCGAGGACGCCGTTGACGTCGAGAACCGCCTCCACCGCTACTTCGCGGACAAGCGGGTCAACCGCGTCAACACACGACGCGAGTTCTTCTACGCCACCCCAGCCGAGGTCCGCGACGCTCTCAAGGAGATCGCGGGCAACCTCCTGGAGTTCACCGAGGAACCAGCCGCCGACCAGTACCGCCAGAGCCTCCACATCGCCGCCAGCACGACCGACAAGACGGCCGCTACTCTCGGCGAGGCGCCATGA
- a CDS encoding glycosidase yields the protein MTTTTTLIHRPYDGPRQWWRQALVYELASPGLGAADLERTGPLLDHVASLGLDTVLVRPSLVDTDTEADAVADFTGHAHQRGIRVLARVSGALGPVTGPHTQHDTRIVTGRETEGEDLLRRAEAFLAAGADGIDLGMIAPPEVRQDTDLEVLSAYFTLLRRTVTRYVSEGVIGADVSTDYPDSLRHHLQEDWVHHLRDDYLALARWDASSLTSHLSRSLNEHDQFQAPPTWRHLPSHAVLAEMAPGDGRRWYSASREERLRRANALQTMMLALPGSIYLRQGDEIALADQDKPGSPLELADLVSRQAQQQASQFGSPVATVRHAAHLRRENDLAGAPLAFVSGLEWCPQQALTFLVRGLLVLVNTSSAPVVLPQEARVLLASSPLSQDEANLLVPTATTTWIEASTVA from the coding sequence GTGACGACCACGACGACGCTCATCCACCGGCCCTACGACGGGCCGCGCCAGTGGTGGCGCCAGGCACTGGTCTACGAACTGGCCTCTCCTGGTCTGGGGGCCGCTGACCTGGAGCGCACCGGTCCCCTCCTTGACCACGTCGCCTCCCTGGGGCTGGACACGGTGCTGGTGCGCCCCAGCCTGGTCGACACAGACACCGAGGCGGACGCTGTCGCTGACTTTACCGGGCACGCCCACCAGCGCGGCATCCGGGTCCTGGCACGGGTCTCCGGCGCCCTGGGGCCGGTGACCGGGCCGCACACCCAGCACGACACCCGTATCGTCACTGGTAGGGAAACCGAGGGGGAGGACCTGCTGCGCCGTGCCGAGGCCTTCCTCGCCGCAGGTGCCGACGGCATCGACCTGGGCATGATCGCGCCCCCGGAGGTGAGGCAGGACACCGACCTGGAGGTGCTGAGCGCGTACTTCACCCTTCTGCGGCGCACGGTGACCCGCTACGTGAGCGAGGGGGTCATCGGGGCGGACGTCTCCACTGACTACCCTGACTCCCTGCGCCACCACCTGCAGGAGGACTGGGTCCACCACCTGAGGGACGACTACCTTGCCCTGGCACGCTGGGACGCCTCCTCGCTGACCTCCCACCTCAGCCGGTCCCTCAACGAGCACGACCAGTTCCAGGCACCTCCCACCTGGCGCCACCTCCCCTCGCACGCTGTGCTGGCAGAGATGGCCCCGGGGGACGGGCGGCGCTGGTACTCCGCCTCCCGGGAGGAGCGGCTGCGACGGGCCAACGCCTTGCAGACCATGATGCTGGCGCTGCCAGGCTCCATCTACCTTCGCCAGGGTGACGAGATCGCCCTGGCGGACCAGGACAAGCCCGGAAGCCCCCTTGAACTGGCTGACCTGGTCAGCCGGCAGGCGCAGCAGCAGGCCTCCCAGTTCGGCTCCCCCGTCGCCACGGTGCGCCACGCGGCCCACCTACGTCGCGAGAACGACCTGGCCGGCGCCCCGCTGGCCTTTGTCTCCGGCCTGGAGTGGTGCCCACAGCAGGCTCTCACCTTCCTGGTACGTGGGCTCCTGGTCCTGGTCAACACCTCCAGCGCCCCAGTCGTCCTGCCGCAGGAGGCACGGGTGCTCCTGGCCTCTTCCCCGCTGAGTCAGGACGAGGCAAACCTTCTTGTCCCCACCGCGACAACGACCTGGATCGAGGCCTCCACCGTGGCCTAG
- a CDS encoding deoxyguanosinetriphosphate triphosphohydrolase, which yields MPVCLPLPEPSERNLPQPDGEPHGTRAGYSTHDVERFVPEPAKNPQRTPFERDRARVLHSSALRRLGAKTQVLGPAADDFVRTRLTHSLEVAQVGRALGQALGCDPDLVDAACLSHDLGHPPYGHNGEKALDRVADGIGGFEGNAQTMRILTRLEPKALSPAGRSVGLNLTRATLDAVAKYPWARGVGPGGGQHGDRTYRKYGAYDSDLEVFRWMRQGVPGTRRCVEAQVMDLSDDVAYSVHDVEDAVALGRMDPARLRRPGEVEDLLEDTRTWYGTEVSADALGAAWERLASQPYWIGSYSGSVADAARLKNLTSELIGRFVSAVAQATREESGQGPLTRYGADLVIPQDTAEEILVLKGAAVRYVMAPREQEPVYLRQRTIIFDLAEVLMEGDGSALDPSLRPAWEEAADDAGRLRVVVDQIASLTDTSARSWHARLCGMFSEVPA from the coding sequence ATGCCCGTCTGCCTGCCTCTCCCGGAGCCCTCTGAGCGCAACCTGCCACAGCCGGACGGCGAACCGCACGGGACCCGTGCGGGCTACAGCACGCACGATGTCGAGAGGTTCGTCCCCGAGCCGGCCAAGAACCCGCAGCGCACGCCCTTTGAGCGGGACCGCGCCCGGGTCCTGCACTCCTCGGCGCTGCGGCGTCTGGGAGCCAAGACGCAGGTCCTGGGACCCGCTGCCGACGACTTCGTACGCACCCGGCTGACCCACTCCCTGGAGGTGGCCCAGGTAGGGAGGGCGCTGGGGCAGGCTCTGGGCTGCGACCCGGACCTGGTGGACGCGGCCTGCCTCTCGCACGACCTGGGGCACCCTCCTTACGGTCACAACGGTGAGAAGGCTCTCGACCGTGTCGCAGACGGCATCGGGGGCTTCGAGGGTAACGCCCAGACTATGAGGATCCTCACCCGTCTTGAGCCCAAGGCCCTCAGTCCCGCCGGGCGCTCGGTCGGCCTCAACCTGACACGTGCAACCCTGGACGCTGTGGCCAAGTACCCCTGGGCCAGAGGGGTGGGACCGGGCGGAGGACAGCACGGTGACCGCACGTACCGCAAGTACGGTGCCTATGACTCGGACCTGGAGGTGTTTCGCTGGATGCGTCAGGGCGTTCCTGGTACGCGTCGGTGCGTCGAGGCCCAGGTCATGGACCTCTCCGACGACGTCGCCTACTCTGTCCACGACGTGGAGGACGCTGTGGCCCTAGGACGCATGGACCCTGCTCGTCTCCGTCGCCCGGGTGAGGTCGAGGACCTCCTGGAGGACACACGCACCTGGTACGGGACCGAGGTGAGTGCCGACGCCCTGGGGGCAGCCTGGGAGCGGCTGGCCTCGCAGCCGTACTGGATCGGTTCCTACAGCGGCTCGGTCGCGGACGCCGCGCGCCTGAAGAACCTCACCAGTGAGCTCATCGGCCGCTTCGTGTCTGCTGTGGCCCAGGCCACCAGGGAGGAGTCAGGCCAAGGGCCGCTGACCCGGTACGGAGCCGATCTCGTCATTCCCCAGGACACCGCTGAGGAGATTCTCGTCCTCAAGGGGGCTGCGGTGCGCTACGTCATGGCCCCGCGGGAGCAGGAGCCGGTCTACCTGCGCCAGCGCACCATCATCTTCGACCTGGCTGAGGTCCTCATGGAGGGCGACGGCAGCGCCCTGGACCCGTCCCTGCGCCCCGCGTGGGAGGAGGCTGCTGACGACGCCGGGCGACTGCGTGTGGTCGTGGACCAGATCGCCTCCCTGACGGACACATCGGCGCGGTCCTGGCACGCCCGTCTGTGCGGCATGTTCTCCGAGGTCCCGGCCTGA
- a CDS encoding DUF3145 domain-containing protein produces the protein MIGAYTRGVLFVHSAPRALCPHVEWAAAEVIGSRVHLDWTEQPAAPGMMRAETSWAGPVGTGTTLTSALRGWANLRYEVTEEASAGTDGGRWSHTPDLGIFHAQTDVHGNVVVPEDRIRAALTHAADPARMRRELDLALGQAWDDELEPFRYAGAGAPVRWLHRVG, from the coding sequence ATGATCGGTGCCTACACCCGCGGTGTTCTTTTCGTGCACTCTGCGCCCAGGGCACTGTGCCCCCACGTCGAGTGGGCAGCGGCTGAGGTCATTGGGTCACGAGTACACCTGGACTGGACGGAGCAGCCTGCCGCCCCGGGCATGATGCGTGCCGAGACCAGCTGGGCCGGCCCGGTAGGTACTGGGACGACCCTCACGTCGGCACTGCGAGGCTGGGCGAACCTGCGCTACGAGGTGACAGAGGAGGCCAGTGCGGGGACAGACGGCGGACGCTGGTCGCACACTCCCGACCTAGGGATCTTTCACGCCCAGACCGACGTCCACGGCAACGTCGTGGTACCGGAGGACCGAATCCGCGCCGCCCTGACCCATGCGGCTGACCCGGCGCGCATGCGTCGCGAGCTGGACCTGGCCCTGGGCCAGGCCTGGGACGATGAGCTGGAGCCGTTCCGCTATGCCGGGGCGGGTGCCCCGGTGCGCTGGCTGCACCGCGTGGGCTGA
- a CDS encoding RelA/SpoT domain-containing protein, which translates to MTHDSVPSKSKARKAGSTLRRYQQGRATEEEAEQARAVVDAYRRSFSGPLKAVYSTLAAILKEYAVDGEVSQRLKRMQTIVDKITVRESGIDLSRMQDIGGCRVVLGSDSLEELRRLEALVCERWEVKDRDDYVSRPRESGYRALHIIVVQDGRLIEIQLRTQAMHQWAQLVEDFSSVLGANYKQDGVSLVQDYARVLSRVYIALERNEPPSSEDQRRLDDLSSQIAALVEKEEDRGSQD; encoded by the coding sequence ATGACACACGACTCTGTCCCTTCCAAGAGCAAGGCTCGCAAGGCAGGTTCTACTCTGCGCCGGTACCAGCAGGGCAGGGCCACGGAGGAGGAGGCTGAGCAGGCGCGGGCGGTGGTTGACGCGTACCGGCGGTCGTTCTCCGGTCCCCTGAAGGCCGTCTACAGCACCCTGGCAGCCATACTGAAGGAGTACGCCGTTGACGGTGAGGTCTCCCAGCGCCTCAAGCGCATGCAGACCATCGTGGACAAGATCACTGTGCGTGAGAGCGGGATTGACCTGTCGCGCATGCAGGACATCGGCGGGTGCCGTGTCGTCCTGGGCTCGGACAGCCTTGAGGAGCTGCGCCGCCTGGAGGCGCTGGTCTGTGAGCGGTGGGAGGTGAAGGACCGCGACGACTACGTGTCCAGGCCACGTGAGTCCGGCTACCGGGCACTGCACATCATCGTTGTGCAGGACGGGCGGCTCATCGAGATCCAGCTGCGCACCCAGGCCATGCACCAGTGGGCTCAGCTCGTGGAGGACTTCAGCAGTGTCCTGGGTGCCAACTACAAGCAGGACGGTGTCTCTCTCGTGCAGGACTACGCGCGCGTGCTCTCCAGGGTGTACATTGCTCTTGAGCGCAACGAGCCACCGAGCAGCGAGGACCAGCGGAGGCTGGATGACCTGAGCAGCCAGATAGCGGCTCTTGTGGAGAAGGAGGAGGACCGTGGCAGCCAGGACTGA
- a CDS encoding tyrosine-type recombinase/integrase gives MSAGRLPAGPALATTADLRRVLAEGDWAPETRKSVRSAITSFYKWLTEEGLTDEDPSTRLPSVSVPTAVARPTPEDVVAHALETADPRVRAMIMLGAYAGLRCAEIATVHSANWDGQGLYVTGKGGRQRYVPVVRDDLRALLHQAQGWLFPGKVDGHVSPGWVCKLVSRALPPGWTAHTLRHRCATKMFAGTRDLLSVGAVLGHARPETTQRYVRLPDDALRNAVTAAA, from the coding sequence GTGAGCGCCGGACGTCTCCCCGCAGGCCCAGCCCTGGCCACCACCGCAGACCTACGACGCGTCCTCGCCGAGGGCGACTGGGCGCCCGAGACAAGGAAGTCCGTACGCTCAGCCATCACCAGCTTCTACAAGTGGCTCACCGAGGAAGGCCTCACCGACGAGGACCCCTCCACGCGCCTGCCCTCCGTCTCCGTGCCCACCGCAGTCGCCCGCCCCACCCCGGAGGACGTCGTCGCCCATGCCCTGGAGACCGCCGACCCGAGGGTGCGCGCCATGATCATGCTCGGTGCCTACGCAGGACTCAGGTGCGCCGAGATAGCCACCGTCCACTCCGCCAACTGGGACGGACAGGGCCTCTACGTGACCGGCAAGGGCGGCAGGCAGCGCTACGTGCCCGTCGTCCGAGACGACCTGCGCGCGCTCCTGCACCAGGCCCAGGGCTGGCTCTTCCCCGGGAAGGTGGACGGCCACGTCAGCCCCGGCTGGGTCTGCAAGCTCGTCAGCCGAGCCCTCCCACCAGGGTGGACCGCCCACACCCTGAGACACAGGTGCGCCACCAAGATGTTCGCAGGCACCCGCGACCTCCTGTCCGTGGGCGCCGTCCTGGGCCACGCCCGCCCCGAGACCACCCAGCGCTACGTCCGCCTGCCCGACGACGCCCTACGCAACGCCGTCACCGCAGCCGCATAG
- the def gene encoding peptide deformylase, whose protein sequence is MAYRNIRLIGDPVLRTQCDWITDFDAPVRSLVEDLLETVDADGRAGLAANQIGVSLRAFSWNIEGDIGYVLNPRLVETSQDKDQEGEEGCLSVPGLWYPTRRAWYAKAEGVDLGGQKVVVEGEELMARCIQHELDHLDGHLYLDRLDRKNRAQAMRELRAQGL, encoded by the coding sequence ATGGCTTACCGCAACATCCGCCTGATCGGCGACCCTGTGCTACGCACCCAGTGCGACTGGATCACTGACTTTGACGCGCCAGTGAGGTCCCTGGTGGAGGACCTGCTGGAGACCGTCGACGCGGACGGGCGCGCAGGCCTGGCAGCCAACCAGATCGGTGTCAGCCTGAGGGCATTCTCCTGGAACATCGAGGGGGACATCGGCTACGTCCTCAACCCTCGGCTTGTCGAGACCTCGCAGGACAAGGACCAGGAGGGCGAGGAGGGGTGCCTGTCCGTGCCCGGCCTGTGGTACCCCACCCGGCGCGCCTGGTATGCCAAGGCTGAGGGCGTTGACCTGGGCGGCCAGAAGGTTGTGGTGGAGGGCGAGGAGCTCATGGCCCGCTGCATCCAGCACGAGCTCGACCACCTGGACGGTCACCTCTACCTGGACCGTCTGGACCGCAAGAACCGGGCGCAGGCCATGAGGGAGCTCCGCGCTCAGGGACTCTAG
- a CDS encoding sugar ABC transporter substrate-binding protein — MLPPSRRSFLALTAVTTTLAAVAACSGSSTSGSDTPGSDTSDAAGDEGSVTAQATARDDSADLVIWADEPKARSVEDAARAWGEEQGITVAVQVIADDQQDTFITANQAGNGPDIMLGAHDWIGNLVQNGTITPVTISEEDRTNISEVALSAVTYDAQTYAVPYAVETLGLFVNKSLTDVVAPGSLEELVEAGRAADTGTILSLPVGEEGNAYHFQPIYTAGGGYLFGRNEDGSYNPDDLGVGKEGSLQAAERISELGSDGVLKKSVTDDNYISLFTEGKAPYLVSGPWALADIKAAGIDYQLSEIPGFTDVPDSQALPFAGVNCFYVASKGRNRAFAESLVTHVATSSSFVEKMFALNELPPVHKDLADRLSADNPDMVSFSELAAQTDPMPSIPEMSAVWMPLAAAQANIVAGADPESTMTSAGDQIASSLAG, encoded by the coding sequence ATGCTCCCCCCTTCCCGACGGTCCTTTCTCGCCCTGACAGCGGTCACCACCACGCTGGCTGCGGTCGCAGCCTGCTCCGGCTCCTCCACGTCGGGCTCTGACACCCCGGGCAGTGACACCAGTGACGCCGCGGGGGACGAGGGCAGCGTCACCGCGCAGGCCACTGCTCGTGACGACAGCGCCGATCTGGTGATCTGGGCTGACGAGCCGAAGGCGCGCTCCGTCGAGGACGCCGCCAGGGCCTGGGGCGAGGAACAGGGTATTACGGTGGCGGTCCAGGTGATCGCGGACGACCAGCAGGACACCTTTATCACGGCCAACCAGGCAGGAAACGGCCCCGACATCATGCTGGGGGCCCACGACTGGATTGGCAACCTCGTCCAGAACGGGACCATCACTCCTGTCACGATCAGCGAGGAGGACAGGACCAACATCAGCGAGGTCGCCCTGAGCGCCGTCACCTACGACGCCCAGACCTACGCAGTCCCCTACGCCGTGGAGACCCTGGGCCTGTTCGTCAACAAGTCCCTGACAGACGTCGTCGCCCCCGGCTCCCTCGAGGAGCTCGTCGAGGCGGGCAGGGCGGCGGACACCGGTACCATCCTGTCCCTGCCCGTCGGCGAGGAGGGAAACGCCTACCACTTCCAGCCCATCTACACCGCTGGCGGCGGGTACCTCTTCGGCAGGAACGAGGACGGCTCCTACAACCCCGACGACCTGGGGGTGGGCAAGGAGGGCTCCCTTCAGGCCGCTGAGCGGATCTCGGAGCTGGGCAGCGACGGGGTGCTCAAGAAGTCAGTGACGGACGACAACTACATCTCCCTGTTCACGGAGGGAAAGGCTCCCTACCTGGTCTCAGGACCCTGGGCGCTGGCTGACATCAAGGCAGCCGGGATCGACTACCAGCTCTCCGAGATCCCTGGCTTCACGGACGTCCCGGACAGCCAGGCCCTGCCCTTCGCGGGGGTCAACTGCTTCTACGTCGCCTCCAAGGGCAGGAACAGGGCCTTCGCGGAGAGCCTCGTGACACACGTCGCCACCAGCTCCTCCTTCGTGGAGAAGATGTTTGCCCTCAACGAGCTGCCCCCTGTGCACAAGGACCTGGCAGACCGGCTCTCCGCCGACAACCCGGACATGGTCTCCTTCTCCGAGCTCGCCGCGCAGACGGACCCCATGCCCTCGATCCCCGAGATGTCGGCCGTGTGGATGCCCCTGGCAGCGGCGCAGGCCAACATTGTCGCCGGCGCGGACCCGGAGTCGACCATGACCAGCGCCGGGGACCAGATCGCCTCCTCCCTGGCCGGGTGA
- the dnaG gene encoding DNA primase, translated as MAGLIRREDIDTVRERARVEDVVGEHVTLRSAGVGSLKGLCPFHDERTPSFHVRPQLGYWHCFGCGEGGDVITFVQRINHLGFAEAVEYLADRYGVQLRYEEGGQVRRGVEPGSRQRLMDANRLAESWFQDQLGSAEAQAGRDFLTARGFDRRAATHFGVGYAPAGWDNLARHLRAAGYTEAELVDSGLCSRGGQDGSRVYDRFRGRLVWPVRDITGATVGFGARRLSEDDQGPKYLNTPETAVFHKSQVLYGLDLARREVARSHQIVVVEGYTDVMAAHLSGVTTAVATCGTAFGADHVRVVRRLLGDVDDPAAGVVTGQGRAARGGEVIFTFDGDAAGQKAALRAYAEDQRFATQTFVAVDPEGADPCDLRMREGDQGIPRLLARRVPLFEFVIRASLADLNLDLPEGRIRGLRAAAPVVAGIRDHALRREYTRRLAGWLGLPDDEVVHAVQAAERQRPPRSTRQWRADSQQTDARASSRDAASFGRGLPPVSDPVERLEREALAFIVQQPQAAAGAGADGIGADSFSQPTHKAVYEAVEAAGGTAEALVLEERARQAGLAAGQAVHRATLRWIEQVRAGAVGLVDAALTELAVVPLPLPTVRGKDGEVDSYALQRYAREVLGSVEVMGINRRLAELRSRHRRLSVDQEGYREVLAEITSLEQRRMRVRRGS; from the coding sequence GTGGCAGGACTGATCAGGCGCGAGGACATCGACACCGTGCGGGAGCGTGCCAGGGTTGAGGACGTCGTCGGGGAGCACGTGACTCTCAGGAGCGCCGGGGTGGGCTCGCTCAAGGGCCTGTGCCCGTTCCACGACGAGCGGACCCCCTCCTTCCACGTGCGTCCCCAGCTGGGCTACTGGCACTGCTTCGGCTGCGGTGAGGGCGGGGACGTCATCACCTTCGTCCAGAGGATCAACCACCTCGGCTTTGCCGAGGCCGTGGAGTACCTGGCGGACCGGTACGGGGTCCAGCTGCGCTACGAGGAGGGGGGGCAGGTGCGTCGGGGCGTGGAGCCTGGGTCCCGTCAGCGCCTCATGGACGCCAACCGTCTGGCGGAGTCCTGGTTCCAGGACCAGCTGGGGAGCGCTGAGGCCCAGGCGGGGCGTGACTTCCTTACCGCGCGTGGTTTCGACCGCCGGGCTGCGACGCACTTTGGGGTCGGTTACGCCCCGGCTGGCTGGGACAACTTGGCCCGTCACCTGCGCGCGGCGGGCTACACCGAGGCTGAGCTGGTGGACTCCGGCCTGTGCAGCCGCGGTGGTCAGGACGGCTCCCGCGTCTACGACCGCTTCCGGGGCAGGCTCGTCTGGCCCGTCCGGGACATTACCGGGGCAACGGTGGGCTTTGGAGCCCGACGTCTGTCCGAGGACGACCAGGGACCCAAGTACCTCAACACTCCTGAGACCGCCGTGTTCCACAAGAGCCAGGTGCTCTACGGTCTTGACCTGGCCAGGCGGGAGGTGGCTCGGTCTCACCAGATTGTCGTGGTCGAGGGCTACACCGACGTCATGGCCGCTCACCTGTCCGGGGTGACGACCGCCGTGGCCACCTGTGGCACGGCCTTCGGCGCCGATCACGTCCGCGTGGTGCGTCGCCTGCTAGGTGACGTCGACGACCCGGCTGCTGGTGTCGTGACCGGCCAGGGGCGTGCCGCCCGCGGAGGCGAGGTGATCTTCACCTTTGACGGCGATGCTGCCGGGCAGAAGGCGGCACTTCGCGCCTACGCCGAGGACCAGCGCTTCGCCACCCAGACCTTTGTCGCCGTGGACCCGGAGGGGGCGGATCCCTGCGACCTGCGTATGCGCGAAGGTGACCAGGGTATTCCACGTCTGCTGGCGCGCAGGGTGCCCTTGTTCGAGTTCGTGATCCGGGCCTCGCTGGCCGACCTCAACCTGGATCTTCCCGAGGGCCGGATCAGGGGGTTGCGTGCTGCCGCTCCCGTGGTCGCGGGTATCCGGGACCACGCGCTGCGGCGTGAGTACACGCGGAGGCTGGCAGGATGGCTGGGACTGCCCGACGACGAGGTGGTGCACGCCGTCCAGGCGGCGGAGAGACAGCGACCGCCCAGGAGCACCCGGCAGTGGCGGGCCGACAGCCAGCAGACGGACGCGCGGGCATCCTCCCGTGACGCCGCGTCCTTCGGCCGGGGGCTGCCGCCAGTCAGCGACCCTGTGGAGCGTCTTGAGCGAGAGGCCCTGGCGTTCATTGTCCAGCAGCCTCAGGCCGCAGCCGGTGCCGGTGCCGACGGCATCGGTGCGGACTCCTTCAGCCAGCCCACTCACAAGGCGGTCTACGAGGCAGTAGAGGCCGCCGGCGGCACCGCCGAGGCCCTGGTGCTGGAGGAGCGGGCTCGGCAGGCGGGCCTGGCGGCTGGGCAGGCTGTCCACCGCGCCACGTTGCGTTGGATCGAGCAGGTCCGGGCTGGCGCCGTAGGACTTGTCGATGCTGCGCTCACCGAGCTGGCGGTGGTGCCCCTGCCCCTGCCCACGGTGCGGGGCAAGGACGGTGAGGTGGACTCTTACGCCCTGCAGCGTTACGCCAGGGAGGTTCTCGGCTCTGTCGAGGTGATGGGGATCAACCGACGACTGGCTGAGCTGCGCTCGCGGCACCGGCGTCTGTCGGTCGATCAGGAGGGCTACCGGGAGGTCCTTGCCGAGATCACGTCCCTGGAGCAGCGGCGTATGCGGGTGCGACGAGGCTCGTAG
- a CDS encoding BRO-N domain-containing protein, with protein sequence MTASTTVTPFTYHDYTVRTLIDSEGATWFLASDVGDVLNLSNIHSSLSRLDDDERGLHTMETPTSSHEVAIISEAGLYTLILRSRRPEAKAFRRWVTHEVLPQLRRTGAYQTTTRPAHAEEEPARSEQIEVPRPSTYLPATWDLLIVTGTDTHGQRFTDEIMYRTPDGTGCLHPLQGRAPRPHRDLNPRPRRPLLGRHRSTRRPRRRRPPHARLHQPLDPRARVRGRAGGDGAHQRGPAVA encoded by the coding sequence ATGACCGCGTCAACCACCGTCACCCCGTTCACCTACCACGACTACACCGTGCGCACCCTCATCGACAGCGAAGGCGCCACGTGGTTCCTCGCCTCCGACGTCGGAGACGTCCTGAACCTGTCCAACATCCACTCCTCGCTCAGCCGCCTCGACGACGACGAGAGGGGTCTCCATACTATGGAGACCCCCACTAGCTCCCATGAAGTCGCCATCATCTCCGAGGCTGGCCTGTACACCCTCATCCTGCGCAGCCGCCGCCCCGAGGCGAAGGCGTTCCGCAGGTGGGTGACCCACGAGGTGCTCCCACAGCTGCGCCGCACCGGCGCCTACCAGACCACCACCAGGCCCGCCCACGCCGAGGAGGAGCCCGCCCGCAGCGAGCAGATCGAAGTACCCAGGCCGTCCACCTACCTGCCCGCCACCTGGGACCTGCTCATCGTCACCGGCACCGACACCCACGGCCAGCGGTTCACCGACGAGATCATGTACCGCACACCCGACGGCACCGGCTGCCTCCATCCGCTCCAGGGGCGGGCGCCCCGCCCACACCGTGACCTGAACCCACGGCCACGTAGACCGCTACTGGGCCGCCACCGCAGTACGCGACGCCCTCGTCGGCGCCGCCCACCACATGCTCGCCTCCACCAGCCCCTCGACCCGCGAGCGCGGGTGCGTGGCCGTGCTGGAGGAGATGGTGCGCACCAGCGTGGTCCCGCCGTGGCGTGA